The sequence TGATGCACCGGGTGCTTAGGGCGCATGGCATCGAGCTGTAAAAGACGGTCAGACCTATGTCCGGGCTGCTGTCGTGAGCTCGGGCCCTGCCTCAATGGACAGCCTCCGCCAAGCTGATCGGGCGGTGGAGGCTGCTCTTCGGGCGATGCCGCCGTCGGTCGCTCGTGACGCCGACTGAACAAGCAGCGACATGACTGACCATACGCCCATGTATTGGGATTGTCGGAGCCGCTCGGCGCGCCATTGCAGTTGAAGCAAAGCACCTCAGACGTCACTCGGCTCGAGACGCTCAAGGAAGAACGACGAGCCCCAGCATCTCTTGGGGGCCAACGAGGCGTGATGCTGGGGCCGTAGTTTTTACAAGAGTAGCAAACAGGCAGCGTTGTTGTGCACCGCCCGGTTTGATTCGTCAAAGCGACCGAGATGCTCAGCTCCCGTGCACCCGGACCAACCACGATCTGTTGAAGCTCTGCCGAGCGCACCAGTTTGCCGCGGGCAGGCAGGTGAAAGCACTGTTACATCCGGGCGGATCGCCGCGGGCATCAGGTACATGTTTTCCATCCGCAATACTCAGCGGCCTAACTTCTCGCATGGGCGCCGATGTTCGCCACAGCTCGGAATGGCAGCTTGCTTGTGGAACAACCGACAATTCTCCGGACCGCCGGCTGATACCCCTGCCGTGAGATGTGTTCTCTCGCGGGCTTTCATCCTTTTGTAGATGGGCTCGGCGCTGCTCAGGCAATCCGCCGCGGCAGTCCGGAGGCATGAACGCTGCCACCGAACGGCTCACCGCCGCAAGGGAACCAGCTCACTAGATCCCCAGTCGAGCCATCTGCGCTGAAACGTGCTCCGGATCGGAAAGGGGCTGCCACGGCTGGCCAGCGGCGGTGCTCAACAAGGACCTACAAAACGCAGGCGTAAGCTTGCCCCGGTGGATCACGACTTTGTCGTGGCCCTCGGCCGCACGAGCGTTCTGCCAATGCCGATTGTATCCGCGCTGTTCGTCGGACTTCACATGGCATGCGGCGAATTCGCGATCGCTAAGCGTTGCCAATTGCCAGGCATAAACCGGCCACTCGGTATGGATGTGCGCCCACATCGGCCTTGGCGTCGCGCCGCTACGCAGCGCCTTAGGCTGCAGCTTGATCTCGAATAGCTTACCTGGCTCGCCCTTCAGCGCGTGCGGCGGTCCCACCGACTCCAATTCCCCCGCCGCGCGCAACTGCTCGAGATACGTTTGCGATGGAAACGAGTAGGTCTTCATGCAATCGCTGGTAATTGCTGGTTTCCGCGCTTTCAATGAGTTTGCCTGTCCCTGCAGCTCGGACAACATCCCGTTGAGCCGCGTTAACTTGTCGTGCACTTCGGGAACTTGCGAAGGGGTGAGCAGGCCACGTCGGCGACGCTCCTGCAACGCAGTTACACAGGCCTCAATTTCTTCGGCTTGCGTCTGCAAGCGCGTAATTACGCAATCCAAGACGTGTTCGGCGTCCTCGGGCTTCATCTGGCGCGTTTGCGAGACGCTCCTTTGCTGGGACGGCAGATCGAACTGCAGCAGCTTGTCCAATCGCTCAAGTAATCCCGCCAGTGCCTCCTTGGACGGCGGCGCCTGCCACATCTGGAGGTGCTCGGTTGCAGCGGAAGAGGTGCGTGCTTCCTCCGTGGTGGCGATTTTCTTTGTCCCGAGATCGGAGCGCACGATAACCCTCCGCGTCGGAGCCGTAGCGGTATCAGGCCTGCCTAGTTGCGACTCGTATGAGCTGGCCGTTGAGCTTCCCTCGCCTCCAGCCGCTGCGCGCCTTCCTTTGCCCTTTCTGCGGCGCGGATTGACTTCGCCCACGACGCCAGCATTTTCAGGCGGCGCAGCCCAATCCGGCGATTCGATCGTGACCGGTGTTGTTGGCTGTAGTGCCAGCAGCCGCATGACCTCGTTCGCTGTCGCCCACGCACCTTCCACAATCTCATCCAGCAACTGCAGCGGAAGGTCTGCTCCCGTTCCGGCCCCCCTCAAACTGGCAACGATGCCGCTCAGCCCTGATGCAAATTCCGAAAGCCGCTCCATGACTCCTTCCAGAACGGCGCGATGCCCCGCGTCGAGCACTGCTCCGTCGCTGTATAGAACGGCTTGGTTCGTCGAGATGAATGCCGGAAAAACATCCTCCACGAAGGTCCCGAGCAGACGCACCCGCCCGCTCTCGTCCATGAGAGCATTGCGCACGTGTGGGTCGAGCATGCTCGCTCGCGCGTCAATCAAGAGCTCAGCGAGCGCGATCCGCGATTGCAGATGCATGCACTTCATATTAAGAGCCCAGCCGGTTTGCAGTCTTAGTGCTGTCTCTTCGGCCTTGCGCATCTCGGGCGTGCTACTTGGCAAGTTGGCAGTAGCCGCCCAGACAGACTGCATCCGCTCCAAGCGCAACACCTTCTTTCCCCACCATTCCATGCAGGCTGCATAGTAGTTTGCCACGCTTGCAAACGCGCCGCTCACCTGGGCAGGCGTACCGGTGTTTCTAATCCTCCCAAGCCAGCCTGTTGCTTTCTTTCTGTCCTCCTCCAGCTTATAGACAATCTGGGTGGCGACTGCGTTACATTCATCGGCCGCGTGCAGCGTGTCATCGCGGAGCCGGCGAGCCTGATCGTCCGGCAGGATGCGGCGCGCCAAATTGGCAGGCAGGTCCGCGTAGTACTCCAGAACTGTTGAGCCTGATTTGACGACTTGATCGATCAGCTCTTGCGCCTCTGGTAGATTCTGGGCGCGCGTCGCCGCTCGACGGCTAGCCTCAAGCTCCCCAAGCAGGTTGTCCATTTTTTGCCTTGCTGCCTTGATCTCGCTGCGCGTTGGCGCTGCCAGATTCGAAGCTGGCTTGCCAAGCACCGCGGTTCTGTCTTGAGTGCCAGAGCGCATCCGCTCGATGGCGGCATCGAAGGACTGACTGCGTCCTCCCGGGAGTAGGCTGGGCTCCGGGCTCGAACGGCTTATGTCCCCGCTGCTGTCGGCTCCTGTGGCCCCGACCTCCGATGTGCCAGCTCGGCCAATCCCCGTCATACTTTGTCTCCAATAAAAGTCAGCCCGTCTGGATAGACCGCGTGACTGACGGCTAGCTGACCAAAGCGCTCTTGGGGATGCTCAAGAAACCCCGATGTTGGCTAGGGTTCCACGTCCGTTGCAACTCTCAATGTTCCTGAAGAGAGCGATGCCAGGGACGCCTCGGCTATATCCAGCTGAGACGAGATCGCGGCGGACGTGCGCTGGGCAGGAACCGTCGGTACGAGTCCCGCCCGCTTTGTCGATGGTTCGATCCCGGCCAATTGGGACAAGTTATCCCGAAGTGTTTAGGCAACCTGGGGGACGTTCGCAGCTTGCAAGCAAAATATGGTCAAACGGCAATGAGCATATATCGATTGGCAGACCTAAGATCGCCGTCTGGTCGTGCTAAGGGTAAGAGGACTTTGCCGGAGAGCGTACCGGCGGTCCTTTCACCGATGACGATGAGTGCAAGAGGCCGATCAGCAACGATATTTTTTCCGTTCGAATCGGCAGATTCGCCCTTCCGCAGCTTCGGTTCTCGCTGCATTTCGCAGAAGCCCGGCGCCCATTTAAGCTCCGTCAGATCACCTTCATAGAAATAGGGCAGCGAGCGCACCAAACGCACCGAGAACCAGCCCAATCAGCGAACCGGCGGTTGGTACGTCTCTAAAGAGCAGAACCGTGAGTATCGGCTCGATGACCAGGATGGCCCCCAGCGATATCGCGACAATGATCCAGATATTCTTCAGATGCATGTAACCCAGCGCGTATCCAAAAACGAGGAGGATGCCACCCAAGCTCACCAGGACAAACATCGGCCAAAGCATCGCCAGATCGCCACCGGCCTTTCCGAACTGCCTTGAGGCAATCAACTCCGCGACTATCGAAAGAGCTTCTCCAAGGAAAATCGCTGCCACAGCTACAATTCTCAACATCAAGGTCATTGGCCTCTATGGTTTCGGCTATTGAGGTGGCCCGGAGACCTGCATCGGAGTAGCCGTTGAGGTTCAATTTTCGGCATGCCAAGCGTTTGCGACTCGAGACGCGCGCCCACTTGTCGTTTCTCGCGGGTCCTTCTAAGCGTCTGCCGGGCCGGTAGTTAGCTTCCGATATACAGCATTGTTTCTCGTCGATCACCCCGTCTGGCATTGCTTGCAGAAACCAAAGATGGTTCAGGACAAGCCCGCCCCGCCGCCTGCCCTCTGCGTGAGCAGAGTAATTTGAGCCTAGGCTGCAATCCGCACGGGGAGAGCGGAATAGCCGTGCACGAAGTTAGAGGCAATCCGCTCGGGTTCGCCGACGACCTCGAACCACAATCCCGCAGACAAAATCTCTTCCCAGAGAACTCTCAACTGCAGCTCCGCAAGATGTCGACCAAGACAGCGATGGATGCCGAATCCAAACGAGAGATGTTGCCTCACATTTTTGCGATCGATCACGAAACTGTTGGCGTTCTCAATGATCTCTTCGTCCCTGTTACCGGAGATGTACCACATGACGACCTTGTCGCCTTTCCTGATCTGTTTTCCACCTACGATGCTGTCGATCGCGGCGGTACGGCGCATATGTGCGATTGGCGTCTGGTACCGAATAATCTCGGACACGGCGCTTGAGATAAGCTCGGGATTGTCAATTAGTTTTCGCAGTTCGGAGGGGTACTGATTCATGAACAGCAGGCCGCCGGTAATTGAATTGCGCGTGGTGTCATTGCCCCCAACGATCAGCAGAATCAGATTTCCGAGAAACTCACTCGGCTCCATCTGGCGTGTGGAAGGCGAATGCGCCATCAGGGAAATCAAGTCGAGGCGCGGCTCGGCTTTGATGCGCTCGTTCCAAAGCCGGGTGAAATAGTCCAGGCACTCGGACAAAATGGTGCTTCGCTTGTCCCAACTGTCGATTGCATGGCCCGTTCTCGGAGCTGTAACAGCGACGTCTGACCAATAGGTCAGCAGTCGCCGATCCTCAAATGGAAAGTCGAACAGCGTGGCGAGCATTTGCGTCGTCAACTCTATGGACACCATGTCCACCCAGTTGAAGGCCTCATTGCGCGGCAAGCCGGCGAGAATCGCCCTGACCCGAGACCGGATCAAGCTTTCGAGCTTCGTCAAGCTTTCCGGTCCGACGATCGGGCTCACGGTATTGCGCTGCTCGGCGTGCTTTGGAGGCCCCATCTTGATGAAACTCGGGGTCCAGTGCTCGCCAGGCACGTCGACAATAGTGACACCTTGCTCTGACGAGAACGCTTTGTGGTTTGTGTCTACGGCTACGATATCCCGGTATTTCGTTACGGACCAATATGGACCATGAGCGCTGTCTTGACAGTAGTGAACGGGATCTTCCTTTCGCAACCGCTCGAAGCAGGTCCATATGCTCTCGTCTTGAAAGCGCTTGCCCTCGCTTACATCCAGCTTGCTCAACGGGATAAAACACGAAGCCTCAGCCCCATAATCTTCCGATCGCCTTGTCATGATCATCTCTGCAGATTCCGCTCTCGAGAGTTTGCGGTGT is a genomic window of Bradyrhizobium sp. CB1717 containing:
- a CDS encoding cytochrome P450, whose product is MIMTRRSEDYGAEASCFIPLSKLDVSEGKRFQDESIWTCFERLRKEDPVHYCQDSAHGPYWSVTKYRDIVAVDTNHKAFSSEQGVTIVDVPGEHWTPSFIKMGPPKHAEQRNTVSPIVGPESLTKLESLIRSRVRAILAGLPRNEAFNWVDMVSIELTTQMLATLFDFPFEDRRLLTYWSDVAVTAPRTGHAIDSWDKRSTILSECLDYFTRLWNERIKAEPRLDLISLMAHSPSTRQMEPSEFLGNLILLIVGGNDTTRNSITGGLLFMNQYPSELRKLIDNPELISSAVSEIIRYQTPIAHMRRTAAIDSIVGGKQIRKGDKVVMWYISGNRDEEIIENANSFVIDRKNVRQHLSFGFGIHRCLGRHLAELQLRVLWEEILSAGLWFEVVGEPERIASNFVHGYSALPVRIAA